The Corynebacterium glaucum genome includes a region encoding these proteins:
- the rbfA gene encoding 30S ribosome-binding factor RbfA yields MADNPRAQRLAKQIQQIVATTIEREVKDPRLELVTVTDVRVTGDLHDAKVYYTVRGRTLDEEPDLDAAAEALNRARGQIRKTVGDQLGVRFTPTISFEYDSIPEASADMEELLNRARARDAELAKLREGATPAGGANPYKTSGEG; encoded by the coding sequence ATGGCTGATAACCCACGTGCACAGCGCTTGGCTAAGCAGATTCAGCAGATCGTGGCTACCACGATCGAGCGAGAGGTCAAAGATCCCCGTTTGGAGCTGGTGACTGTGACGGATGTCCGGGTAACCGGGGATCTGCACGACGCGAAGGTGTACTACACCGTGCGCGGTCGCACCCTCGATGAGGAGCCAGACCTCGACGCAGCTGCGGAGGCGCTCAACCGCGCCCGCGGCCAGATCCGCAAGACGGTCGGCGATCAACTCGGTGTCCGCTTCACCCCGACAATCTCGTTCGAATACGACAGCATCCCGGAAGCGTCCGCAGACATGGAAGAGCTGCTCAACCGCGCTCGCGCCCGCGATGCCGAACTGGCGAAGCTGCGCGAGGGCGCCACGCCCGCCGGGGGCGCGAACCCGTACAAGACATCCGGCGAGGGGTAG
- the infB gene encoding translation initiation factor IF-2: MPGKLRVHELAKQLGVTSKELLATLKEQGEFVKTASSTIEPPVVKKMKAYYEAQSGDGAEKAEKSEKADKADKASPKADAKKAAPKPGAAKPAAAKTTAPKPGAPKPATAKPAAAKPAAQAAKPSPATPAAPKAAANTSEAAPAASAPKPAQAASPKPGAPKPAAPKPAAPKPAEGGPTPGSMPRPMPKPGGRPRVANNPFSSNTGGARPAPRPGGGRGGQQQAGRGRGPGQGQGGQRPGGERQGQRQGRPGPRPGGNRPSPADMAAHPSPTQMPSKSANAGRGGRGGQGGPGRGRGGQGGPGHGGGPRDGFRGGRGGRRGGTAGAFGRPGGAPGKRRKSKGQKRAEYEEMHAPNVIGGVRLPDGGGATVRLRQGATLSDLAEKIGTEASNLVQALFNLGEMVTATQSVSEETLQLLGAEINYEVEIVSPEDEDRELLESFDLQFGEDEGGEDALEQRPPVVSVMGHVDHGKTRLLDTIRQANVGKGEAGGITQGIGAYQTTVELEDESRTITFLDTPGHEAFTAMRARGAKSTDLAILVVAADDGVMPQTVEAINHAKAAELPIVVAVNKIDKPEAQPDKIRGQLTEYGLVPEEYGGDTMFIDISAKQNMGIDDLLEAVLLTADAALELTANPDMDAQGLAIESHLDRGRGPVSTVIVQRGTLRVGDSIVVGGNFGRVRRMVDEWGNDVEEAGPSRPVQVQGLNGVPGPGDNLLVVEDDRVARQIAAQRDARHRAAMQARTKKRVSLENLDQALKETSQLNLILKGDNAGSVEALEEALLKIEVDDEVEVNIIDRGVGAVTQTNVLLAAASDAVIVAFNVRAEGKATEEANNEGVEIRYYSVIYQVIDQVEAALRGMLKPIYEERDLGQAEIRQIFKASAVGLIAGCMVTDGSVKRGAKVRLVRDGNVVTPDATIDSLRREKDDVTEVAKGYECGMVLSYPDIQVDDVIQAYEMVEVPRT, from the coding sequence GTGCCCGGAAAGCTACGCGTTCACGAACTGGCAAAACAGCTCGGCGTAACAAGTAAGGAACTGCTCGCCACCCTCAAGGAACAAGGCGAGTTCGTCAAGACCGCCTCTTCCACCATCGAACCGCCGGTGGTGAAGAAGATGAAGGCCTACTACGAGGCCCAAAGCGGCGACGGTGCAGAAAAGGCGGAAAAGTCGGAAAAGGCCGACAAGGCCGACAAGGCATCACCAAAAGCGGATGCGAAGAAGGCTGCGCCGAAGCCCGGCGCCGCGAAACCAGCGGCGGCGAAGACCACGGCTCCGAAGCCTGGTGCTCCAAAGCCAGCCACTGCGAAACCGGCCGCTGCAAAGCCTGCGGCACAGGCAGCGAAGCCTTCGCCCGCCACCCCGGCGGCACCGAAAGCCGCCGCAAACACTAGCGAGGCCGCCCCTGCCGCCTCTGCACCTAAGCCGGCGCAGGCTGCTTCGCCGAAGCCTGGTGCCCCGAAACCTGCGGCACCGAAGCCTGCAGCACCCAAGCCTGCTGAAGGCGGCCCAACCCCGGGTTCAATGCCGCGCCCGATGCCGAAGCCTGGTGGGCGTCCGCGTGTCGCAAACAACCCGTTCTCTTCCAACACCGGCGGCGCCCGTCCGGCACCGCGTCCGGGTGGCGGTCGAGGCGGCCAGCAGCAGGCTGGTCGCGGTCGAGGCCCGGGTCAGGGCCAGGGTGGTCAGCGCCCAGGCGGCGAGCGCCAAGGTCAGCGACAGGGCCGTCCGGGCCCGCGTCCCGGTGGCAACCGCCCGTCGCCAGCCGATATGGCCGCGCACCCGAGTCCCACGCAAATGCCGTCCAAGTCCGCGAACGCGGGCCGCGGCGGTCGCGGTGGCCAGGGGGGTCCGGGTCGTGGTCGTGGTGGCCAGGGTGGTCCGGGTCATGGTGGCGGACCGCGCGACGGCTTCCGTGGTGGTCGCGGTGGACGCCGCGGCGGTACCGCCGGTGCGTTCGGTCGCCCGGGTGGTGCCCCCGGTAAGCGTCGCAAGTCGAAGGGCCAGAAGCGTGCTGAGTACGAGGAGATGCACGCACCGAACGTCATCGGTGGCGTTCGCTTGCCCGACGGCGGCGGTGCAACCGTTCGTCTGCGTCAGGGCGCAACCCTGTCCGACCTGGCAGAAAAGATCGGCACTGAAGCGTCGAACTTGGTGCAGGCGCTGTTCAACCTCGGCGAGATGGTGACTGCTACGCAGTCGGTGTCCGAGGAGACCCTGCAGCTGCTGGGTGCGGAGATCAACTACGAAGTTGAGATTGTCTCGCCGGAGGACGAGGACCGCGAGCTGCTCGAGTCCTTTGACCTGCAGTTCGGTGAAGACGAAGGCGGCGAAGATGCGCTCGAGCAGCGTCCTCCGGTGGTCTCGGTCATGGGCCACGTCGACCACGGTAAGACCCGCCTGCTGGATACCATCCGTCAGGCAAACGTGGGTAAGGGTGAGGCCGGCGGCATCACCCAGGGCATCGGCGCGTACCAAACTACCGTTGAGCTGGAGGATGAGTCGCGCACGATAACCTTCCTGGATACCCCGGGTCACGAGGCGTTTACAGCCATGCGCGCCCGCGGTGCGAAGTCGACTGACCTCGCGATCCTCGTGGTAGCGGCAGACGACGGTGTCATGCCGCAGACTGTCGAAGCGATCAATCACGCCAAGGCGGCTGAACTGCCGATTGTGGTTGCGGTGAACAAGATCGATAAGCCAGAGGCGCAGCCGGACAAGATCCGCGGCCAGCTCACCGAGTACGGTCTCGTGCCGGAAGAGTACGGCGGCGACACGATGTTCATCGACATCTCCGCAAAGCAGAACATGGGTATCGACGATCTTTTGGAGGCCGTCCTGCTGACCGCAGACGCGGCCCTCGAGCTCACGGCGAACCCGGACATGGATGCTCAGGGCTTGGCAATCGAGTCTCACCTGGACCGCGGACGTGGCCCGGTGTCCACCGTGATTGTCCAGCGCGGTACATTGCGCGTCGGCGACTCCATCGTCGTCGGCGGCAACTTCGGCCGCGTGCGTCGCATGGTCGACGAGTGGGGCAACGACGTCGAGGAAGCTGGGCCGTCGCGTCCGGTGCAGGTTCAGGGTCTCAACGGTGTTCCTGGCCCGGGTGACAACCTGCTCGTGGTCGAGGACGACCGCGTGGCTCGCCAGATCGCTGCGCAGCGCGATGCCCGCCACCGCGCCGCGATGCAGGCTCGCACCAAGAAGCGCGTCTCCCTGGAGAACCTGGACCAGGCGCTCAAGGAGACTAGCCAGCTCAACCTCATCCTCAAGGGCGACAACGCCGGTTCCGTCGAGGCACTGGAAGAAGCCCTGCTCAAGATCGAGGTGGACGACGAGGTCGAGGTCAACATCATCGACCGCGGTGTCGGTGCGGTGACCCAGACCAACGTGCTGCTCGCTGCGGCTTCGGACGCCGTCATCGTGGCGTTCAACGTCCGCGCTGAAGGTAAGGCCACCGAAGAGGCCAACAACGAGGGCGTGGAGATCCGCTACTACTCGGTGATCTACCAGGTCATCGATCAGGTTGAGGCAGCGCTTCGCGGCATGCTCAAGCCGATCTACGAAGAGCGCGACCTTGGCCAGGCCGAGATCCGCCAGATCTTCAAGGCCTCCGCAGTGGGTCTTATCGCCGGTTGCATGGTCACCGACGGCTCCGTCAAGCGCGGTGCCAAGGTACGCCTTGTGCGCGACGGCAACGTGGTCACCCCGGACGCGACGATCGACTCGCTGCGTCGCGAGAAGGACGACGTCACCGAGGTTGCCAAGGGCTACGAATGCGGCATGGTCTTGTCCTACCCGGACATCCAGGTCGATGACGTTATCCAGGCGTACGAGATGGTTGAGGTGCCGCGCACCTAG
- a CDS encoding YlxR family protein, with protein sequence MDAHAEHAERVLPIRIRTCIATREQLPDTRLLRVVADPDMPGRVAPDPSRSLPGRGAWIKPTLDALELAEGRRAFARALRMSPAASAAVDVSQVRTYLVHASNDPHDDRKTEH encoded by the coding sequence ATGGACGCTCACGCAGAACACGCTGAGCGCGTCCTTCCGATCCGGATCCGCACGTGCATTGCCACGCGCGAGCAGCTGCCCGACACCCGTTTACTGCGGGTGGTCGCCGACCCGGACATGCCGGGGCGGGTCGCTCCTGACCCGTCGCGGTCTCTGCCGGGCAGGGGAGCGTGGATTAAACCCACGCTGGATGCGTTAGAGCTTGCGGAGGGGCGACGGGCATTCGCTCGCGCGCTCCGTATGTCTCCCGCGGCGTCAGCAGCGGTAGACGTGAGTCAAGTACGTACGTACCTCGTACACGCATCGAACGACCCACATGACGATAGGAAGACCGAACACTGA
- the nusA gene encoding transcription termination factor NusA — protein sequence MNIDMGALRAIERDQGISFNELLETIANALLWAYRDYREYPLEDGSKARIDIDTDTGDVTVIVTELDDDGAVISEYDDTPVNFSRIGAVAVRDAIKKQLRTAEAGRVYTEYSGREGQVVSGVVQRDANKEARGITVVQIGTEADPQDGILLPAEKIPGEQLIHGDRVKAYVVGVNKGDRDVMVHLSRTHPELVRGLFALEVPEVADGSVEIIAIAREAGHRSKVSVRATVKGVNAKGACIGPRGARVTNIMEQLGGEKIDIIDYSEDPATYVGNALAPSKVISVEVVDAETQTARVVVPDYQLSLAIGKEGQNARLAARLTGWKIDIHSDADAR from the coding sequence GTGAATATTGACATGGGCGCCCTCCGGGCGATCGAGCGTGACCAAGGCATTTCCTTCAACGAGCTGTTGGAGACCATTGCCAACGCGCTGCTGTGGGCATATCGGGACTACCGCGAGTACCCGCTTGAGGACGGCTCGAAGGCGCGCATCGACATCGACACGGACACCGGCGACGTGACCGTCATTGTCACCGAGCTTGATGACGACGGTGCGGTGATCTCCGAATACGACGACACCCCGGTGAACTTCTCCCGCATCGGTGCCGTTGCGGTCCGCGATGCAATTAAGAAGCAGCTGCGCACGGCTGAAGCAGGCCGCGTGTACACGGAATACTCGGGCCGTGAGGGCCAGGTCGTCTCCGGCGTGGTGCAACGGGACGCAAACAAGGAAGCCCGCGGCATCACCGTCGTCCAGATCGGCACCGAGGCGGACCCCCAAGACGGCATCCTCTTGCCGGCAGAAAAAATCCCCGGGGAGCAGCTGATCCACGGCGACCGCGTGAAAGCGTACGTCGTTGGTGTGAACAAGGGCGATCGCGACGTGATGGTGCATTTGTCGCGCACCCACCCGGAGCTCGTGCGCGGTCTGTTCGCTCTCGAGGTGCCGGAGGTTGCTGACGGGTCGGTGGAAATCATCGCCATCGCCCGCGAGGCCGGACACCGCTCGAAGGTGTCTGTCCGCGCCACGGTCAAGGGTGTCAACGCCAAGGGTGCGTGCATTGGACCGCGGGGTGCGCGCGTCACCAACATCATGGAGCAGCTGGGCGGGGAGAAAATCGACATCATCGATTACTCCGAGGATCCAGCGACATACGTGGGCAACGCGCTCGCGCCGTCGAAAGTGATCAGCGTCGAGGTGGTTGATGCGGAGACCCAGACTGCGCGGGTCGTCGTGCCTGACTATCAACTCTCGCTAGCAATCGGCAAAGAGGGACAAAATGCGCGCCTCGCTGCGCGGTTGACGGGGTGGAAGATCGACATCCATTCTGACGCCGACGCGCGCTGA
- the rimP gene encoding ribosome maturation factor RimP, which yields MAFPSTEELTRLIAPVAEKHGMDLENLRTVKAGKKSQVVVALDSDSRPTLDELEVVSQELSSLFDDLEDAGEVNFGAGYTLEITTPGVDLPLTVPRHWRRNRGRLVDVDGETYRIGALSDDERELVLVEAGSKAPKVFVRPVSEMPKSVVEVEFNAAPVAEVELAELSFEEASKLEAGER from the coding sequence ATGGCATTTCCCAGCACAGAAGAGCTCACCCGGCTCATCGCGCCCGTCGCGGAGAAGCACGGGATGGATCTTGAGAATCTCCGCACGGTCAAGGCAGGCAAAAAGTCGCAGGTCGTGGTCGCCCTCGACTCGGATTCGCGCCCGACCCTCGACGAGCTTGAGGTGGTCAGTCAGGAGCTCTCTTCGCTTTTCGACGACCTGGAAGACGCCGGAGAGGTCAACTTCGGCGCAGGTTACACGCTGGAGATCACTACGCCTGGGGTGGACCTGCCGCTGACCGTGCCGAGGCACTGGCGCCGTAACCGCGGCCGCCTCGTCGACGTGGACGGCGAGACCTACCGCATTGGCGCGCTCAGCGACGACGAGCGAGAGCTCGTGCTTGTGGAAGCCGGTAGCAAGGCACCAAAGGTGTTCGTGCGGCCGGTTTCCGAGATGCCTAAATCAGTGGTAGAAGTTGAGTTCAATGCTGCTCCCGTCGCAGAGGTGGAGCTGGCGGAACTGTCGTTTGAGGAGGCCTCGAAGCTCGAGGCCGGTGAGAGGTAA
- a CDS encoding FtsX-like permease family protein, producing the protein MKVTPQRAYQQEVRTTARPYIGGLVFTAVIIGTLVGTIFYTAFSEGGDSDLKAGMTNLSLIGTIPTLIGVRLAHQNFILDHREVVAALRNLGMSNGFFRRQFLRQGLFLVLLATVSAVVLGRLIVRPFLALVLLGMNKELPYQWGSPLQVIIPTFVTLLTIYVVSLAPLNAFKVLEQNTAHATSGAKTTRMKLRGGITSVLAAFALGAGVWSAAAGASTAAFVLLFFTSPFLALAISRPLGAILGRGLSRLLHLVSGWSPATLGIRSAGVAGTLSRIGLVSLVVAIPLVAFTWVESSLAATRHYSAEKIHAVDIVVQQDLRLIPAEEATQLCDNLGEQCQGVISWQPSDVYDSGETSVPMDLATDYTLAGSSPEVLSAFIADPTPIDAVNPFRLDFMQLFAAVSQEPPVAPQWALLVANPNAALPDGYTSISSHDWVRKKAWNSQLYYGPNGDGTAGFIPLSAYMLLATCVILVVSTLGKLAGLRRFFSPLDILGRTRRSIAWSSFWALLFPYAIGTLAAVIAAFWYAAVAHTVTTGTLGAFVPFMPAGLWVLFAVVFIGTSMTAFIPAPDEESRSA; encoded by the coding sequence ATGAAAGTAACGCCGCAGCGTGCATACCAGCAAGAAGTGCGTACCACAGCGCGCCCGTACATCGGCGGATTGGTTTTTACCGCCGTCATTATCGGCACACTGGTAGGCACGATCTTCTACACCGCATTCTCTGAGGGCGGAGACTCTGACCTGAAAGCGGGGATGACAAACCTCAGCCTCATCGGCACCATTCCAACGCTTATCGGTGTGCGTTTGGCGCACCAGAACTTCATCCTTGACCACCGTGAAGTGGTTGCAGCTCTACGAAACCTCGGGATGAGCAACGGTTTCTTCCGACGCCAATTTCTGCGCCAAGGTCTGTTTCTAGTCCTGCTGGCAACGGTATCTGCAGTCGTACTCGGGCGACTGATTGTCCGGCCGTTCTTGGCGTTAGTGCTACTGGGCATGAATAAGGAACTGCCGTATCAGTGGGGATCACCGCTTCAGGTAATAATTCCGACCTTTGTAACACTTCTCACCATCTATGTGGTTTCGCTGGCCCCACTCAACGCGTTTAAGGTGTTGGAGCAAAACACTGCACACGCCACTTCCGGCGCGAAGACAACGCGGATGAAGCTTCGGGGCGGAATCACCAGCGTGCTCGCAGCGTTTGCCCTCGGGGCGGGAGTGTGGAGCGCTGCTGCAGGGGCGTCGACAGCGGCGTTCGTACTTCTGTTCTTCACCAGTCCGTTCCTCGCGCTGGCTATATCCCGGCCGCTTGGAGCAATACTGGGGCGAGGGCTGTCACGCTTGTTGCACCTAGTGTCGGGTTGGTCGCCGGCAACGCTGGGTATCCGTTCTGCGGGAGTTGCCGGGACCCTCAGCCGGATCGGGTTGGTTTCGCTAGTAGTTGCAATCCCGCTTGTGGCTTTCACCTGGGTTGAATCCTCCCTCGCTGCTACCCGTCACTACTCGGCGGAGAAGATTCACGCTGTCGACATCGTGGTCCAGCAGGACTTGCGGCTCATTCCCGCTGAGGAAGCTACCCAACTCTGCGACAACCTGGGGGAGCAGTGTCAAGGAGTGATCTCGTGGCAACCATCGGATGTCTACGACTCCGGGGAGACATCCGTGCCGATGGACCTCGCCACCGACTACACCCTTGCGGGCTCGTCTCCGGAGGTGCTGAGCGCTTTCATCGCTGACCCGACTCCAATTGATGCAGTGAACCCGTTCCGTCTTGACTTCATGCAGCTGTTCGCCGCGGTTTCGCAGGAACCGCCTGTAGCACCGCAGTGGGCACTGCTTGTTGCGAATCCAAACGCGGCGCTCCCGGACGGCTACACATCGATCAGCTCTCACGACTGGGTGAGAAAGAAAGCCTGGAATTCGCAGCTCTACTACGGACCAAACGGCGACGGCACTGCTGGCTTCATCCCGCTGTCCGCGTACATGCTGTTGGCTACCTGCGTCATCCTGGTCGTCTCAACACTGGGCAAGTTGGCGGGGTTGCGACGCTTCTTCTCGCCCCTGGACATACTCGGGCGAACCCGCCGGAGCATTGCATGGTCGAGCTTCTGGGCGCTACTTTTTCCTTATGCCATCGGAACCCTCGCCGCTGTCATCGCTGCATTTTGGTACGCGGCAGTGGCGCACACGGTAACCACCGGCACCTTGGGGGCGTTTGTCCCGTTCATGCCGGCTGGGCTCTGGGTACTGTTTGCTGTGGTGTTTATCGGCACAAGTATGACCGCTTTCATCCCAGCACCGGATGAAGAGTCGCGTTCAGCTTAA
- a CDS encoding ABC transporter ATP-binding protein: MKLQWNSVEYRYAKYADPVLRGVSFALENPGIYVITGPSGSGKSTALDILAGLRVPQSGEVVIDGESARKWSDKQWASWRAGNVGYAPQAPTLLPSLTCAENLALAVDVAGGGMDTTQQSAILDQLGMGEYASAYPSELSGGQQQRVGLAQALAKQAPLLLLDEPVSALDGHNIQRVETSLVQAAQAGSIVVYCSHQQLFGGASDVLIEMGA, encoded by the coding sequence ATGAAACTGCAGTGGAATTCAGTTGAGTATCGGTACGCCAAGTACGCAGACCCGGTACTTCGGGGGGTGTCTTTTGCTCTGGAGAACCCTGGAATCTACGTGATTACGGGGCCGTCCGGATCTGGTAAATCGACAGCGCTGGATATTCTCGCTGGCTTGCGAGTGCCGCAATCAGGTGAAGTAGTCATCGACGGTGAAAGTGCACGTAAATGGTCTGACAAGCAATGGGCATCGTGGCGGGCTGGCAACGTCGGCTACGCCCCTCAAGCACCGACCCTCTTGCCAAGTCTGACGTGCGCGGAGAACTTGGCCCTGGCGGTTGATGTCGCCGGGGGTGGTATGGATACTACGCAGCAAAGTGCAATACTCGACCAGCTGGGAATGGGAGAGTATGCGTCTGCGTACCCAAGTGAACTTTCGGGTGGGCAGCAACAAAGGGTTGGTTTGGCTCAGGCTCTGGCGAAACAGGCGCCGCTTTTGCTTCTCGACGAGCCGGTGAGCGCTCTCGACGGGCATAACATTCAGCGGGTTGAGACCTCATTGGTTCAGGCAGCTCAGGCCGGTTCGATTGTGGTGTACTGCTCGCACCAACAGCTCTTCGGCGGAGCCTCTGACGTGCTGATTGAGATGGGCGCATGA
- a CDS encoding proline--tRNA ligase → MITRLSTLFLRTLREDPADAEVPSHKLLVRAGYVRRAAPGVYSWLPLGLRTLRKIEGIVREEMDAMGAQELLFPALLPREPYEATNRWTEYGDDLFRLQDRKGADMLLGPTHEEMFTAAVKDLYSSYKDFPVTLYQIQTKYRDEARPRAGILRGREFVMKDSYSFDMTDEGLDESYAAHRAAYQRIFDRVGLRYEICKATSGAMGGSASEEFLAYSDNGEDTFVVSTAGDFAANVEAVTTVVPEAQAFEGLPEPVEHDTPASETITALVDWANSAQVLVDGHEVTAADTLKCMVVKVDDPRAVTEGGEPVGPQLTGILIPGDRELDEKRLEASLEPATFELASEEDFAKSGFLVKGYVGPRALAANGVRVLADPRVVDGTSWITGADAQQKHVVGLVAGRDFTVDGFIEAAEIKEGDPSPSGNGTLELARGIELGHIFQLGRKYTEAFDVQILDENGKRAVPTMGSYGIGVSRMMAVVAEQRHDDKGLVWPVAIAPYQVHVAVANKDAAALEAGERLVTEFDAAGLEVLFDDRPKVSPGVKFKDAELLGMPFLVILGRSFADGIVELRIRGGETLEVPADRIVDQVVELVRKETAPLAGK, encoded by the coding sequence ATGATCACACGCCTCTCCACCTTGTTCCTGCGCACGCTGCGCGAAGATCCCGCCGATGCCGAGGTGCCCAGCCACAAGCTGCTGGTGCGCGCTGGCTACGTGCGACGCGCAGCGCCGGGTGTGTATTCCTGGCTGCCGCTGGGGCTGCGCACGCTGCGCAAGATCGAGGGCATTGTGCGCGAGGAGATGGACGCGATGGGAGCGCAGGAGCTGCTATTCCCGGCGCTGTTGCCGCGTGAACCGTACGAGGCGACGAACCGCTGGACCGAGTACGGCGATGATCTGTTCCGCCTGCAGGACCGCAAAGGTGCGGACATGCTGCTTGGGCCCACGCACGAGGAGATGTTCACCGCCGCGGTGAAAGACCTTTACTCCTCGTACAAGGACTTCCCGGTCACGCTCTATCAAATCCAGACGAAGTACCGCGATGAGGCGCGCCCGCGTGCGGGCATCCTGCGCGGGCGTGAGTTTGTGATGAAGGACAGCTACTCCTTCGACATGACCGATGAGGGGTTAGATGAGTCCTACGCCGCGCACCGGGCGGCGTACCAGCGGATATTCGACCGAGTGGGCCTGCGCTACGAGATCTGCAAGGCGACTTCGGGCGCAATGGGCGGATCTGCGTCGGAAGAGTTCCTCGCATATTCCGACAACGGCGAGGACACGTTCGTGGTCTCCACCGCGGGCGACTTCGCGGCAAACGTTGAGGCCGTGACCACTGTGGTGCCTGAAGCCCAAGCCTTTGAAGGCCTGCCGGAGCCGGTAGAGCACGACACCCCGGCCTCGGAGACCATTACCGCGCTGGTGGACTGGGCGAACAGTGCGCAGGTGCTTGTCGACGGCCACGAGGTCACCGCCGCCGACACCCTCAAGTGCATGGTGGTCAAAGTGGATGACCCGCGCGCTGTGACCGAGGGCGGCGAGCCCGTCGGCCCGCAGCTGACCGGAATTTTGATCCCAGGCGACCGCGAGCTCGACGAGAAGCGCCTCGAGGCCTCGCTCGAGCCGGCGACCTTTGAGCTGGCCAGCGAGGAGGACTTTGCCAAGTCGGGCTTTTTGGTGAAGGGCTACGTTGGCCCGCGTGCGCTGGCTGCAAATGGCGTGCGTGTGCTCGCCGACCCGCGCGTGGTCGACGGCACGAGCTGGATCACCGGCGCCGATGCGCAGCAGAAGCACGTGGTGGGCCTGGTTGCCGGCCGCGACTTCACGGTGGATGGATTCATCGAGGCCGCAGAGATTAAGGAGGGCGACCCCTCGCCGTCCGGCAACGGCACGCTCGAGCTTGCGCGTGGTATCGAGCTGGGCCACATCTTCCAGCTGGGTCGCAAGTACACCGAGGCCTTCGACGTGCAGATCTTGGACGAAAACGGCAAGCGTGCCGTGCCCACCATGGGCTCCTACGGCATTGGCGTGAGCCGCATGATGGCTGTGGTGGCCGAGCAGCGCCACGACGACAAGGGCCTGGTGTGGCCGGTTGCCATCGCGCCGTACCAGGTGCACGTTGCTGTCGCGAACAAAGACGCCGCAGCGCTGGAGGCAGGGGAGCGGTTGGTCACCGAGTTCGACGCCGCCGGCCTCGAGGTGCTCTTCGACGACCGCCCGAAGGTATCGCCTGGCGTGAAGTTCAAGGACGCTGAGCTGCTGGGCATGCCGTTCCTGGTGATCCTGGGCCGCAGCTTCGCCGACGGCATCGTGGAGCTGCGTATCCGCGGCGGTGAAACCCTTGAGGTTCCGGCGGACCGCATCGTGGACCAGGTCGTCGAGCTGGTGCGCAAAGAGACTGCGCCGCTAGCGGGGAAGTAG
- a CDS encoding YaaA family protein, translating into MLIVLPPSETKAPGGVNDPMELSFPEFNGIRDSLIDALAHTPIEEMDAPASKRHEAEENHSLREAPVMPAIHRYTGVLYDALDAATLPDSALSRLAVSSALFGLVRAGDMLPRYRLSAGSKVAGKTMKTWWGPSISDALGAEPFVVDLRSGAYQQLGPVPGAVTVRVERDGKVVSHFNKQYKGELARVLALGPQVDSAEGVADVARAAGMNVVVDGTQLTLVV; encoded by the coding sequence ATGCTCATCGTGCTTCCCCCGTCCGAAACCAAAGCGCCCGGAGGAGTCAACGACCCGATGGAGCTGTCGTTTCCGGAGTTTAACGGGATCAGGGATTCGCTTATCGACGCCCTCGCCCACACGCCCATCGAGGAGATGGACGCACCAGCGTCGAAGCGCCACGAGGCGGAAGAGAATCACTCGCTCCGGGAGGCTCCGGTCATGCCCGCAATCCATCGCTACACGGGCGTGCTTTACGACGCCTTGGATGCCGCCACCCTCCCCGATTCCGCGCTATCGCGCCTCGCCGTCAGTTCTGCACTGTTCGGACTCGTGCGCGCGGGCGACATGCTCCCGCGCTACCGCCTCTCCGCAGGTTCCAAAGTTGCCGGCAAGACGATGAAGACGTGGTGGGGGCCGTCGATAAGCGATGCGCTTGGTGCTGAGCCCTTTGTAGTGGACCTGCGATCTGGCGCGTACCAGCAGCTTGGGCCTGTGCCCGGCGCGGTGACAGTACGTGTGGAGCGCGACGGCAAGGTGGTCAGCCACTTCAACAAGCAGTACAAGGGTGAGCTCGCGAGGGTGCTGGCGCTCGGGCCGCAGGTTGACTCAGCGGAGGGGGTTGCGGACGTTGCTCGCGCCGCCGGAATGAACGTTGTTGTCGACGGAACTCAGCTCACGCTCGTCGTCTGA